GTCACAAAAAGACTGTGGTCTTCATTACAAAATGCCGGATTCCATTGGAATAGGAAACAATCACGTTTCATAATGAAATTGCGGGGTTTTATTTTTGAATGAAAACGAACAAGCAGAAAACACAGAAAGAACCATGGGAAAATTATCCGAATTGAAAACAACCATTTCCGAAGTCGAAGGAACCGAGGACGAAACCAAGCCGCTCTTCCCCGGGCGCGCGTTCATCTCGACCGTGCTCGACGCGCTTGACAACAAAGAGACCATGACCGGCAAGATGACCGGCCGTTACATCCAGCGCGCGACCATGGCAGGCATTCTGGTCGGCGTATTCTTCACCGCCTTCTGGGTGATCATGGGAGCAAGCTCGAAAGGCGGTCCGGGATTGCTGCTGGCAGGCAAAGTGCTGGCAGGAACGACCTTCGGCTGGGCTCTGGTGCTCATCTACTACACCAATTCGGAACTGTTGACCTCGAACATGATGGTCGTGAGCGTCGGAGCCTACCACAAGCGCATCGGCTGGATCAAATCACTGAAACTGCTTGGGCTGTGCCTGCTCGGCAATTTGCTGGGTGCGCTTATCGTGGCCATTATCCTGCGATTCTCCACCATCATTTCGGGCGCCAGCTATGACGTCATGCTCACCGCGGCCAACACGAAACTCTCCTATCTCAACTCCGTGGGAGGTGTCGGCGACCTTTTTGTGCGTGCGATCTTCTGCAACTTCTGCATCAACATCGCCATGCTGATGGTCTATAACGGCAAGCTTTCCAACGATTTCACCAAGTGCATCATCATGGTGGTCGCGGTGCTCGTCTTCACGTTCTGCGGCTTTGAGCATTCGGTGGCGGACTCGGCCATGTTCCTCATCCTCGGTATGCACGGCGCCATCAACGCATGGAAGGCGATTCTCGTCATCGTCGTCGCCATTCTCGGCAATCTCGTGGGCGGCGGCATTCTCATCGGCCTCAACTTCGCGACGATGAACGACGAACGCGGTATCACTACCGATACGGACAAAGAATAAAACCTTATAGGGAGCCACAAACGCCTTCCAAGTCCGTGAGCGAAAGCGAGGCTCACGAAACATTTGAAAAGGGTATTCTTACGAAAGCGGGAACGCCCTTTTCTTATTTTTATCGGCAAGCCGGAAAGAGAATGCCGCCTTTTTATCTTGCTATAGACACCCGTGGGATTATGGTAGAGACATACTCAACACGAGCAGATAAAGGAGCGACATGCTGGACTTTACCAGTGATTACACGGAAGGCGCCCATCCCGAAATCCTGAAGCGGATGGCCGAAACCAATATGGAACAGCTGCCCGGCTATGGTTCCGACAAATACTGCGAATCCGCAAAAAAGAAGATTCAACAGGCTTGCGGTTGCCCGGACGCCGATGTCTGGTTCCTCGTCGGCGGCACGCAGACCAACCAGACCGTCATCGACACCATCACCCCACCATACGCGGGAGTCGTCGCCGCAACCAACGGGCATGTCAATGTCCATGAAGCCGGTGCCGTGGAATACACCGGGCACAAGGTGCTCACGCTACCCAGCCACGAAGGCAAAATCGACGCCACCGACCTTGAGCAATATTGCAAGGATTTCTATGCAGACGGCAACTACACCCACATGGTCTTCCCAGGTTGCGTCTACGTCTCGCACCCCACCGAATACGGCACGATGTATACCAAAGCCGAACTTACGGCCATCGCCGAAATCGCCCACAAATACGACATGCCGCTTTTCCTCGACGGCGCGCGCCTGGGCTACGGGTTGACTGCAGCCGGAAACGATTTGGGACTCGAAGACATTGCACGCATCGCTGACGTCTTCTATATCGGCGGCACCAAGGTCGGAGCCCTGTTCGGCGAGGCGGTCGTCTTCACCAAGAACAACACACCCAAGCATTTCCTCACCCAAATCAAGCAGCACGGCGCCTTGCTAGCCAAGGGTTGGCTGCTCGGCCTACAATTCGACACGCTCTTTACCGACGGGCTTTACACGAAGATCGCCAAGAACGCCAACGTGATGGCCGACCAGATTCGCGCCGCGCTGCAGGCCAAAGGCTACCAGCTCGTCTACGAGAACACGACCAATCAGATTTTCGTGGCCATGGATCAGCCCACCATCGACCGGCTTTCCCCGCAGGTCGCCATGGGCTTCCTAGAGAAATACGACGACACGCATACGGTGATGCGTATCTGCACCAGTTGGGCCACCACCCAAGAGCACACCGACCAGCTCATCACGCTGCTGTAACTGCGCACCGTAGCTTCGCTCTTAAACCAGTGGGAAAAGCACCATTTTGAGGCGATTTTAGTGCTTTTCACACTGGTTTCATCATAATCAGAGGCGAAAAGCACCTTTTCGGGGCGATTTTAGTGCTTTTCGCACTGGTTCTGCTACAACTAGAGATGAAAAGCACCTGAAATAACCGACAGTATCAACGGTCTTTACGAGGGAACGATGCCTCGACAATCGCTTCGCGCTCCATTGCGACGAACTGGCGCACGCACTGGGGCAACGCATACTTATCATGCGCTTCCTGCGCATATTTCAGGCCCCATGCCGTACGCTCCTGCGGATGCTCGATCCACCAATCGATGCGGCGAACGAGCGCTTTGGCATTGCGGGCCGGGAAAACCGAGGAATCGGTCAACGCGAACTGGCTGGCGGCCGAAAGCGGCGAATCGGCGATGACCGGCACCAAACCGGACGCGATGCCTTCCAACACGCTCAATGATTCGATGTCGACGATGGAGGGATGCACGAGCAAATCGGCTTGACGCAACAGATTCGGCATATCCTCGTTGGCATGGAAACCGATATGCGCCGGCCTCGGCAACAATCGCTTGGCCAACCGACGAAGACGGCGTTGCAGCGGTCCGGTACCGCAGATGGTCAAATCAATTTGCGAAGCATGCTTGCTTAACGCGACAGCACGAATCAACGTTTCATGGTCTTTTTCGTGGGTAAGCCGCCCGGAAGCGATGATGCGGAACACACGCTGCGAGTGATTCG
This genomic stretch from Bifidobacterium sp. ESL0690 harbors:
- a CDS encoding formate/nitrite transporter family protein, which translates into the protein MGKLSELKTTISEVEGTEDETKPLFPGRAFISTVLDALDNKETMTGKMTGRYIQRATMAGILVGVFFTAFWVIMGASSKGGPGLLLAGKVLAGTTFGWALVLIYYTNSELLTSNMMVVSVGAYHKRIGWIKSLKLLGLCLLGNLLGALIVAIILRFSTIISGASYDVMLTAANTKLSYLNSVGGVGDLFVRAIFCNFCINIAMLMVYNGKLSNDFTKCIIMVVAVLVFTFCGFEHSVADSAMFLILGMHGAINAWKAILVIVVAILGNLVGGGILIGLNFATMNDERGITTDTDKE
- a CDS encoding aminotransferase class I/II-fold pyridoxal phosphate-dependent enzyme, translated to MLDFTSDYTEGAHPEILKRMAETNMEQLPGYGSDKYCESAKKKIQQACGCPDADVWFLVGGTQTNQTVIDTITPPYAGVVAATNGHVNVHEAGAVEYTGHKVLTLPSHEGKIDATDLEQYCKDFYADGNYTHMVFPGCVYVSHPTEYGTMYTKAELTAIAEIAHKYDMPLFLDGARLGYGLTAAGNDLGLEDIARIADVFYIGGTKVGALFGEAVVFTKNNTPKHFLTQIKQHGALLAKGWLLGLQFDTLFTDGLYTKIAKNANVMADQIRAALQAKGYQLVYENTTNQIFVAMDQPTIDRLSPQVAMGFLEKYDDTHTVMRICTSWATTQEHTDQLITLL